The following proteins are co-located in the Acidimicrobiia bacterium genome:
- a CDS encoding C45 family peptidase, which produces MTPQLRVIEVSGGPQERGRAHGEEARELIHDVIGRWHDDIALDVGERVDSYFEEFLDTTDFRTAIRRWTPDLLEEVTGIAEGAGLSEPACTAWQLLDEEWWYRERYVARRVDAAEHCSAAGGSASEGHRIIGQNMDIEAYHDGSQVLLHSRATGAVPESLVVTTAGMIGLTGLNRAGVGVCVNSLPELAPSPTGLPVAFVIRGVLACSTLGAAAEFLHSVAHASGQNYLVGSPSGIVDVECSAGRAQELDTRAGRVVHTNHHLANDDLATDRPSIATATHRSRRPPSTTRPRFELLAERLLDDSEPFSVERLRDALCDRSTPVSVVPSGVGDFMTFASVVMDLSDEPVLHVAPGPPDHTSFETHTFE; this is translated from the coding sequence GTGACGCCGCAGCTCCGTGTGATCGAGGTCTCGGGCGGCCCGCAAGAGCGGGGCCGCGCGCACGGAGAGGAGGCACGTGAGCTGATTCACGACGTCATCGGACGGTGGCACGACGACATCGCCCTCGACGTCGGGGAGCGCGTCGACTCCTATTTCGAGGAGTTTCTCGACACCACCGACTTCCGCACAGCGATCCGGCGGTGGACTCCCGACCTGCTGGAGGAGGTCACCGGGATCGCCGAGGGAGCGGGCCTGTCGGAACCGGCATGCACGGCCTGGCAGCTCCTCGACGAGGAATGGTGGTACCGCGAGCGCTACGTGGCGCGGCGTGTCGACGCCGCCGAGCATTGCAGCGCGGCCGGTGGGTCGGCGTCGGAAGGCCACAGGATCATCGGCCAGAACATGGACATCGAGGCGTACCACGACGGCTCCCAGGTCCTCCTGCACTCGCGGGCGACCGGTGCGGTTCCCGAGTCGCTCGTGGTCACGACCGCCGGGATGATCGGTCTCACCGGGCTGAACCGGGCCGGTGTCGGCGTGTGTGTCAACTCGCTCCCGGAGCTCGCGCCCTCCCCGACGGGCCTACCGGTCGCCTTCGTCATCAGAGGTGTCCTGGCGTGCAGCACTCTGGGGGCCGCTGCCGAGTTCCTCCACTCCGTCGCGCACGCCTCGGGCCAGAACTACCTCGTGGGCTCGCCGAGCGGCATCGTCGACGTCGAGTGCTCAGCAGGCCGGGCACAGGAGCTCGACACACGGGCCGGGAGGGTCGTCCACACGAACCACCACCTGGCGAACGACGACCTCGCCACCGATCGCCCGAGTATCGCGACGGCGACGCATCGGTCGCGGCGGCCACCCTCGACGACCCGGCCGCGCTTCGAATTGCTCGCCGAGCGGCTGCTGGACGATTCGGAACCGTTCTCGGTCGAGCGGCTGCGCGACGCGTTGTGCGACCGGTCGACGCCGGTGAGTGTCGTGCCGTCGGGGGTGGGCGACTTCATGACGTTCGCCTCGGTCGTCATGGACCTGAGCGACGAACCGGTTCTCCACGTCGCACCCGGCCCACCCGATCACACGTCGTTCGAGACCCACACGTTCGAATGA
- a CDS encoding NAD-dependent succinate-semialdehyde dehydrogenase → MSVVDERAVVESVPGDLFIGGEWRPATASRTLDVEDPSTAEILASVADASPEDAVAALGAASAIQPRWSAVAPRERSEILQRAFVAMTERAEDLAVLMTLEMGKALPESRAEVAYAAEFLRWFSEEAVRIGGDYSVAPDGSGRLLVMHQPVGPSLLITPWNFPLAMGTRKIGPAVAAGCTVVWKPAQQTPLSALALAEIFDEAGLPPGVLNVITTTDPGATVEPLLGDPRLRKLSFTGSTAVGRRLLAGASDHVLRVSMELGGNAPFLVFDDADLEEALDGAMTAKMRNIGEACTAANRFLVAQSIADEFTERLAERMSSLRVGRGVEEGVDLGPLVEDRARDKVHGLVTDALEHGARAVIGGAHIEGPGYFYEPTVLAEVPTSADMFHEEIFGPVAPVTTFAGEEEAVEQANDTEYGLVSYVFTRDVKRALRVSEALETGMVGLNQGMVSNPAAPFGGVKESGLGREGGTAGILEFLETKYVAVNL, encoded by the coding sequence ATGAGCGTTGTGGACGAGCGCGCGGTCGTGGAGTCGGTCCCCGGGGACCTGTTCATCGGCGGCGAGTGGCGACCGGCAACAGCATCACGGACGCTCGACGTGGAGGATCCCTCGACCGCCGAGATCCTGGCTTCGGTGGCGGACGCCTCGCCCGAAGACGCCGTCGCGGCCCTCGGCGCCGCTTCGGCCATCCAGCCGCGATGGTCGGCGGTGGCGCCACGGGAGCGCAGCGAGATCCTGCAGCGCGCGTTCGTTGCCATGACCGAACGCGCAGAAGACCTCGCCGTCCTCATGACACTCGAGATGGGCAAGGCACTACCGGAGTCCCGCGCCGAGGTGGCCTATGCCGCCGAGTTCCTCCGGTGGTTCTCCGAGGAGGCCGTCCGCATCGGTGGTGACTACTCCGTGGCGCCCGACGGCTCGGGTCGCCTGTTGGTGATGCACCAGCCCGTCGGCCCGAGCCTGCTCATCACACCGTGGAACTTCCCTCTCGCCATGGGAACGCGCAAGATCGGCCCTGCGGTGGCGGCGGGCTGCACGGTGGTCTGGAAGCCGGCGCAACAGACCCCGCTGTCGGCTCTGGCGCTCGCAGAAATCTTCGACGAGGCGGGGTTGCCCCCGGGGGTTCTCAATGTGATCACGACGACCGACCCGGGTGCCACGGTGGAGCCGCTGCTGGGAGACCCCCGGCTCCGCAAACTCTCCTTCACGGGTTCCACCGCGGTGGGCCGCCGACTGCTGGCGGGTGCCTCCGATCACGTGTTGCGGGTGAGCATGGAGCTCGGTGGCAACGCCCCCTTCCTCGTGTTCGACGACGCCGATCTGGAGGAGGCCCTCGACGGTGCGATGACCGCCAAGATGCGCAACATCGGTGAGGCGTGCACGGCGGCCAACCGCTTCCTCGTGGCCCAATCGATCGCCGACGAGTTCACCGAGCGGTTGGCGGAGCGTATGAGTTCCCTCCGGGTGGGTCGCGGCGTCGAGGAGGGCGTCGATCTCGGGCCACTCGTGGAGGATCGCGCACGCGACAAGGTGCACGGTCTGGTCACCGATGCACTCGAGCACGGGGCGCGTGCCGTCATCGGCGGGGCACACATCGAAGGCCCCGGCTACTTCTACGAACCGACGGTGCTCGCCGAGGTCCCGACCTCGGCCGACATGTTCCACGAGGAGATCTTCGGACCTGTCGCGCCAGTGACGACCTTCGCGGGAGAGGAAGAGGCCGTCGAACAAGCGAACGACACCGAGTACGGCCTCGTTTCCTACGTCTTCACCCGCGACGTGAAGCGTGCGTTGCGCGTGTCCGAGGCGCTCGAGACGGGCATGGTCGGGCTCAACCAGGGAATGGTCTCCAATCCGGCGGCACCCTTCGGCGGGGTGAAGGAATCCGGCCTCGGTCGGGAGGGTGGAACGGCCGGGATCCTCGAGTTCCTCGAGACGAAATATGTGGCGGTCAACCTGTGA
- a CDS encoding enoyl-CoA hydratase — MADEPVLVADERAVRTITLNRPEARNAISATLDTALTAAFRGVASSDAVAVVVLTGADPGFCAGLDLKELSETGIGGRKGAPGDTTRDNWYRSLLDIPQPVIGAVNGAAITGGFEMALNCDFLVASERARFADTHVRIGALPGGGMNSLLPRVVGPRMAAEMTYTGNFIDAAEAHRLGLVNHVVSHDDLLSFTAEIAHTIAGNDAGMVRRMKQEYRRSVSGTLAEATAAEQDAFRSWTVDAHDIAGRREAVMSRGRNQATGRPEADG, encoded by the coding sequence GTGGCCGACGAGCCGGTCCTGGTGGCGGACGAGCGGGCGGTCCGCACCATCACCCTCAACCGCCCCGAGGCCCGCAACGCCATCAGCGCGACGCTCGACACCGCTCTGACGGCGGCGTTCCGAGGCGTCGCCTCTTCCGACGCCGTCGCCGTCGTGGTCCTCACCGGGGCGGACCCCGGCTTCTGCGCCGGTCTCGACCTGAAGGAGTTGTCGGAGACGGGGATCGGTGGGCGCAAGGGAGCGCCGGGAGACACGACGCGGGACAACTGGTACCGGTCTCTCCTCGACATCCCGCAGCCGGTGATCGGCGCCGTCAACGGCGCCGCGATCACCGGTGGGTTCGAGATGGCGCTCAACTGCGACTTCCTCGTGGCGTCGGAGCGGGCCCGTTTCGCCGACACCCACGTGAGGATCGGCGCGTTGCCGGGTGGAGGGATGAACTCGCTCCTACCTCGTGTGGTCGGCCCGCGCATGGCCGCCGAGATGACCTACACGGGGAACTTCATCGACGCCGCGGAGGCCCACCGCCTCGGGCTCGTGAACCACGTCGTTTCCCACGACGACCTCCTGTCGTTCACGGCCGAGATCGCGCACACGATCGCCGGGAACGATGCCGGGATGGTTCGACGCATGAAGCAGGAGTACCGCAGGTCGGTGTCGGGAACACTGGCCGAGGCAACAGCGGCCGAGCAGGATGCGTTCCGGTCGTGGACGGTCGACGCCCACGACATCGCCGGGCGCCGTGAGGCCGTCATGTCGCGCGGACGGAACCAGGCGACCGGCAGACCAGAGGCGGACGGATGA
- a CDS encoding aminotransferase class III-fold pyridoxal phosphate-dependent enzyme, whose protein sequence is MPPAFLHPFASPASDDYTTIVRGEGAVVFDADGNRYVDALASLWYCGVGHGRQEMIAAITAQLEALEAFHTFERYTNEPAETLTNELASLAPLPGARVFLADSGSEAVDSAIKLARLAHFLGGDEDRTLIVSRQHAYHGVTLGGTSAQGLPANREGFGELLPRVEVEHDDLDHVERVMAERGGEVSIVLAEPVIGAGGVRPPEPGYLEGLRALCDEHGALLCFDEVICAFGRLGRWWGAERYGVVPDLVTFAKGVTSGYIPLGGVLVGRKVRERLEADPGYVLRHGHTYSGHPVACAAGVAAIDILRSDGLLERAVTVGERLVAGLTSLVDGERILSVRGEGALRAVELAAHVPVAAVRDAMRERGVISRAIPPSTIAFCPPLVIGDDDLDLCVEVLGDAIEAVSP, encoded by the coding sequence GTGCCACCGGCGTTCCTCCATCCGTTCGCGTCCCCGGCGTCCGACGACTACACGACGATCGTGCGGGGCGAGGGCGCGGTCGTCTTCGACGCCGACGGGAACCGCTATGTCGACGCCCTGGCATCGCTGTGGTACTGCGGCGTCGGGCACGGGCGACAGGAGATGATCGCGGCCATCACCGCACAGCTCGAGGCCCTCGAGGCCTTCCACACCTTCGAGCGCTACACGAACGAGCCGGCCGAGACGCTGACCAACGAGCTCGCCTCCCTGGCGCCGCTCCCGGGCGCGCGGGTGTTCCTGGCCGACTCGGGATCGGAGGCCGTCGACTCCGCCATCAAGTTGGCGCGTCTGGCTCACTTCCTCGGTGGTGACGAGGACCGGACCCTCATCGTGAGCCGGCAGCACGCCTACCACGGGGTCACGCTCGGCGGTACGTCGGCCCAGGGGCTGCCCGCCAACCGCGAAGGCTTCGGGGAGCTGCTCCCTCGCGTCGAGGTGGAGCACGACGACCTGGACCATGTCGAGCGCGTGATGGCCGAGCGCGGCGGCGAGGTCTCGATCGTTCTCGCCGAGCCCGTGATCGGAGCCGGTGGCGTCCGGCCACCCGAGCCCGGTTACCTCGAAGGGCTACGCGCGCTGTGCGACGAGCACGGCGCGCTGCTCTGCTTCGACGAGGTGATCTGCGCGTTCGGGAGGCTCGGGCGTTGGTGGGGCGCAGAGCGCTACGGCGTGGTGCCCGACCTCGTGACCTTTGCCAAGGGCGTGACGTCGGGGTACATCCCCCTCGGCGGAGTACTCGTCGGCCGGAAGGTCCGTGAGCGGCTGGAGGCGGATCCCGGGTACGTGCTCCGGCACGGCCACACCTACAGCGGTCACCCCGTGGCGTGCGCAGCGGGTGTGGCCGCCATCGACATCCTGCGATCGGACGGCCTGCTCGAGCGGGCCGTGACCGTGGGTGAGCGTCTCGTTGCCGGCCTCACCTCGCTGGTCGACGGTGAGCGCATCCTGTCGGTCCGTGGTGAGGGGGCGCTACGCGCCGTGGAGCTCGCCGCCCATGTTCCTGTCGCCGCCGTCCGCGACGCCATGCGTGAGCGTGGCGTGATCTCGCGGGCGATCCCACCGTCAACGATCGCGTTCTGCCCACCCCTCGTGATCGGCGACGACGACCTCGACCTCTGTGTCGAGGTCCTCGGCGACGCCATCGAGGCCGTCAGCCCCTGA
- a CDS encoding glycerol-3-phosphate acyltransferase — protein sequence MRLQRNGLTRGLVAGAVGYLVGSFPSADLAARLAPGEGRDLRREGSGNPGGVNAGQVLGTTWGAAVILADVAKGALAGFVGRGIGGDGGAYTAATASIAGHIYPPWTGFRGGKGVATSAGACLAVFPAFFPIDAAVAAAGVAGSRHAERTVQTNAAVWTLSSLAWWRGDLPNGWGPPPSRGLVAFSVVGSGLILHKFRSARRRGTAA from the coding sequence GTGAGACTCCAACGGAACGGACTGACCCGGGGCCTGGTCGCCGGCGCCGTGGGCTACCTCGTCGGATCGTTCCCGTCGGCTGACCTCGCCGCACGTCTGGCCCCGGGGGAGGGACGGGATCTGCGTCGCGAAGGCAGCGGCAACCCCGGGGGTGTCAACGCCGGTCAGGTGCTGGGCACGACGTGGGGTGCGGCGGTCATCCTCGCCGACGTCGCGAAGGGCGCTCTGGCGGGCTTCGTCGGCCGGGGCATAGGTGGCGACGGTGGGGCGTACACGGCCGCAACCGCGTCCATCGCCGGGCACATTTACCCGCCGTGGACCGGGTTCCGGGGGGGCAAGGGCGTCGCGACGTCGGCCGGGGCATGCCTGGCCGTGTTCCCCGCGTTCTTCCCGATCGACGCCGCCGTTGCCGCGGCAGGCGTCGCGGGCTCCCGTCATGCGGAGCGCACCGTTCAGACCAACGCGGCGGTCTGGACTCTCTCGTCGCTCGCATGGTGGAGGGGCGACCTCCCCAATGGCTGGGGACCGCCCCCGAGTCGGGGTCTCGTGGCCTTTTCGGTCGTGGGCAGTGGGCTGATCCTCCACAAGTTCCGCTCGGCTCGCCGCCGGGGAACCGCGGCGTGA
- a CDS encoding adenylate/guanylate cyclase domain-containing protein — protein MPGDDEVAVHDDPMESLHSFDPTIDLAAILDSHGVPADDIAAARAEGSRALALLAMEHILFPDRGRLTPAELFERVETDSEAVRALWRALGFAGLPEDQPALYVDDLVALQSAEQMLIDGTVDEETVFREARVIGRSMARITESYTSALMEQIEAARAVDPDLPGDGDLLVQAASQTAPLMEELVRYQFRRHLLDSFRRTLLGASDNESGTDHTVGFADIVGFTASVLVLSSVDLGRLVERFEAMATDVVSRYDGRVVKSIGDEVMFVMPDAPTAAFVALELIDLSRSELGADLRVALARGPTLATQGDFYGSTVNRAARLVGMAYPGTVLIDEAVASALDEHRGRDFFTKRTSDHDLEGLGKVKSWVLRRWRARGDR, from the coding sequence GTGCCGGGCGACGACGAGGTGGCCGTTCACGACGACCCGATGGAATCTCTCCACTCGTTCGACCCGACAATCGACTTGGCGGCAATCCTCGATTCCCACGGCGTACCCGCCGACGACATTGCCGCGGCGCGCGCCGAGGGGTCTCGAGCTCTGGCCCTCCTGGCCATGGAACACATCCTCTTTCCCGATCGTGGGCGGCTGACTCCTGCCGAGCTGTTCGAACGGGTCGAGACGGACTCGGAAGCCGTCCGGGCACTGTGGCGGGCCCTCGGTTTCGCCGGGCTCCCCGAGGACCAGCCCGCTCTCTACGTCGACGACCTCGTCGCGCTCCAGAGCGCGGAGCAGATGCTCATCGACGGCACGGTCGACGAGGAGACGGTCTTCCGCGAGGCCCGTGTGATCGGACGCTCCATGGCGCGGATCACCGAGAGCTACACGAGCGCACTCATGGAGCAGATCGAGGCCGCACGCGCGGTCGATCCCGATCTGCCCGGCGACGGTGACCTCCTCGTGCAGGCTGCCTCGCAGACGGCGCCGCTGATGGAGGAGCTCGTGCGTTACCAATTCCGTCGGCACCTCCTCGACTCCTTCCGGCGGACCCTGCTGGGCGCATCCGACAACGAGTCCGGAACCGACCACACGGTGGGCTTCGCCGACATCGTGGGCTTCACAGCCTCGGTGCTGGTCCTCAGCTCCGTGGACCTCGGGCGACTGGTCGAGCGGTTCGAGGCGATGGCCACCGACGTCGTCTCGCGGTACGACGGCCGTGTCGTGAAGTCGATCGGCGACGAGGTCATGTTCGTGATGCCGGACGCACCGACTGCGGCGTTCGTCGCCCTGGAGCTCATCGACCTGAGTCGTTCCGAACTCGGCGCCGACCTGCGCGTGGCCCTCGCGCGCGGACCGACCCTGGCGACACAGGGTGACTTCTACGGCTCGACCGTCAACCGTGCGGCACGCCTCGTGGGCATGGCGTATCCCGGGACGGTGCTGATCGACGAGGCCGTTGCATCGGCACTCGACGAGCATCGGGGCAGGGATTTCTTCACGAAGCGGACATCGGATCACGACCTCGAGGGGTTGGGGAAGGTGAAGTCGTGGGTCCTGCGCCGGTGGCGAGCCCGAGGTGATCGGTGA
- the ilvC gene encoding ketol-acid reductoisomerase, whose amino-acid sequence MPATIYYDADADPALIEGRKVAILGYGSQGHAHALNLKESGVDVRVGLREGSRSRAKAEEAGLRVLSTAEACREADVIMVLLPDTEQARVYAEDIEPNLENGDALAFAHGFNIHFDQIDPPAGIDVWMIAPKGPGHLVRRTFEEGGGVPSLVAVHADESGKAKETALSYARAIGGTRAGVLETTFEEETETDLFGEQVVLCGGVVELIKAGFDTLVDAGYQPESAYFETLHEVKLIVDLIYEGGITNMRYSISDTAEYGDMTRGPRVITEETRAEMRRILDEIRSGRFATEWINENRAGRPTYKALQRRGAQHPVEDVGERLRAMMPWIGAGKARPSDVSGG is encoded by the coding sequence ATGCCCGCCACGATCTACTACGACGCCGACGCCGACCCGGCGCTCATCGAAGGCCGCAAGGTGGCCATCCTGGGCTACGGGTCGCAGGGGCACGCCCACGCCCTGAACCTCAAGGAGTCAGGGGTCGACGTGCGCGTCGGGTTGCGTGAGGGCTCGCGCTCGCGGGCCAAGGCCGAGGAGGCCGGGCTCCGTGTGCTGTCGACAGCTGAGGCGTGCCGCGAGGCCGATGTGATCATGGTGCTGCTCCCCGACACCGAGCAGGCCCGTGTCTACGCGGAGGACATCGAACCCAATCTAGAGAACGGCGACGCCCTCGCCTTCGCCCACGGTTTCAATATCCACTTCGACCAGATCGACCCGCCGGCAGGAATCGACGTGTGGATGATCGCCCCCAAGGGTCCCGGCCACCTTGTACGGCGGACGTTCGAGGAGGGCGGTGGTGTGCCCTCGCTCGTCGCGGTGCACGCCGATGAGTCGGGGAAAGCGAAGGAGACAGCGCTCTCGTACGCCCGTGCCATCGGAGGCACCCGGGCGGGTGTGCTCGAGACCACGTTCGAGGAGGAGACCGAAACCGATCTCTTCGGTGAGCAGGTCGTTCTCTGCGGTGGTGTCGTGGAGCTGATCAAGGCGGGCTTCGACACGTTGGTCGACGCCGGGTACCAGCCCGAGTCGGCGTACTTCGAGACGCTGCACGAGGTGAAGCTCATCGTCGACCTCATCTACGAGGGCGGCATCACGAACATGCGGTACTCGATCTCTGACACCGCCGAGTACGGCGACATGACCCGCGGGCCGCGTGTGATCACCGAGGAGACCCGCGCCGAGATGCGCCGCATCCTCGACGAGATCCGCAGCGGCCGCTTCGCCACCGAGTGGATCAACGAGAACCGGGCGGGTCGTCCGACCTACAAGGCGCTCCAGCGCCGGGGGGCCCAGCACCCGGTGGAAGACGTCGGGGAGCGGCTGCGGGCGATGATGCCCTGGATCGGAGCGGGCAAGGCGCGTCCGAGCGACGTCTCCGGCGGTTGA
- the ilvN gene encoding acetolactate synthase small subunit has protein sequence MLTRHHILSVLVQNRPGVLSRVSGLFSRRGFNIFSLAVSPTEDERVSRMTIVVDVESTPLEQITKQLNKLVPVIKIVELAPSDAVERELMLVTVKASGDARSHLSDLTSIFEAKIDDVGHDTLTVMVAGDPDKLDALTDLLNPFGIVELQRTGRIALPRLVRAPTALHAVKNQPG, from the coding sequence ATGCTGACCCGGCACCACATCCTGAGCGTTCTCGTGCAGAACAGGCCCGGCGTCCTCTCGCGAGTCTCGGGGCTCTTCTCCCGACGTGGTTTCAACATCTTCTCGCTGGCCGTGAGCCCCACGGAGGACGAGCGCGTGAGCCGGATGACGATCGTCGTCGACGTGGAGTCCACACCCCTCGAGCAGATCACCAAGCAGCTCAACAAGCTGGTCCCCGTGATCAAGATCGTGGAGCTCGCACCGAGCGACGCGGTGGAGCGCGAGCTCATGCTCGTCACGGTGAAGGCGTCGGGCGATGCGCGCAGCCATCTCAGTGATCTCACGTCGATCTTCGAGGCCAAGATCGACGACGTCGGCCACGACACGCTCACCGTGATGGTGGCGGGGGATCCCGACAAGCTCGACGCTCTCACCGACCTGCTCAACCCGTTCGGCATCGTCGAGCTCCAGCGCACCGGCCGGATCGCGCTCCCGCGCCTCGTTCGCGCGCCGACCGCCCTGCACGCCGTCAAGAACCAACCGGGCTGA
- a CDS encoding acetolactate synthase large subunit: protein MPGSRDPDRPETTETRKVAAMQLTGAQALIKSLEMMEVEVMFGLPGGAILPVYDPLIESSIRHVLVRHEQGAGHMAEGYAQVTGRPGVAMVTSGPAATNIVTPLANAMLDSTPLVVITGQVPTTAIGSDAFQECDTTGITMPVTKHNWLITDAADIPTVITEAFHVATTGRPGPVVIDVPKDVSNQQMEWYWPDSVDMPGYRPTTRGHPRMIKEAARLIVESERPVIYAGGGILKARAAETLRELAELTDIHVVTTLMARGAFPDDHELALGMPGMHGNYTAVTAIQKCDLLLALGSRFDDRVTGKVDAFAPDAMVVHVDIDPAEVGKVRRPDVPIVGDARNVIEGIVAETKKLLSDGPLCDRTSWDRQIDEWKREFPLVYDQVDSGPLKPQYCLEQLRDLSPEGTIVVAGVGQHQMWTSQYWRFNEPYTFVNSGGLGTMGFAVPAAVGAKAGMPERTVWAVDGDGCFQMTAQELVTAAAEQIPVKIAILNNAYLGMVRQWQELFYEERYSEVYLSPDLPDYVKWAEAMGCVGFRVDSPADVAPTIEKANAINDRPVVIDFRVDYTEKVYPMVPAGGANDDIILGPAHGEGGH from the coding sequence GTGCCCGGATCCCGAGACCCCGACCGACCCGAAACGACCGAGACGAGAAAGGTTGCAGCCATGCAACTCACCGGCGCCCAGGCCCTGATCAAGAGCCTCGAGATGATGGAGGTGGAGGTGATGTTCGGCCTCCCCGGCGGAGCGATCCTGCCGGTCTACGACCCTCTCATCGAGTCGTCGATCCGCCACGTCCTCGTGCGCCACGAGCAGGGCGCCGGGCACATGGCGGAGGGCTACGCGCAGGTCACGGGCCGTCCGGGTGTGGCGATGGTCACGAGCGGCCCCGCGGCCACCAACATCGTGACACCGCTCGCCAACGCCATGCTCGACTCGACCCCCCTCGTGGTCATCACGGGCCAGGTGCCGACGACAGCGATCGGTTCCGACGCCTTCCAGGAGTGCGACACGACCGGGATCACGATGCCGGTCACGAAGCACAACTGGCTCATCACCGACGCTGCCGACATCCCCACCGTGATCACGGAGGCCTTCCACGTCGCGACGACGGGCCGTCCCGGGCCTGTTGTCATCGACGTTCCCAAGGACGTGTCCAACCAGCAGATGGAGTGGTACTGGCCGGACTCGGTCGACATGCCCGGCTACCGGCCGACGACCCGTGGTCATCCGCGCATGATCAAGGAGGCGGCCCGCCTGATCGTGGAGTCGGAGCGCCCGGTCATCTACGCCGGCGGGGGGATCCTCAAGGCCCGTGCCGCCGAAACGCTGCGGGAGCTGGCCGAACTCACCGACATCCACGTCGTGACGACGCTCATGGCCCGGGGAGCGTTCCCCGACGACCATGAGCTGGCCCTCGGGATGCCCGGCATGCACGGCAACTACACGGCGGTCACGGCCATCCAGAAGTGCGACCTGCTGCTGGCGCTCGGTTCACGGTTCGACGACCGCGTCACCGGCAAGGTGGACGCCTTCGCACCCGATGCCATGGTCGTGCACGTCGACATCGACCCTGCGGAGGTCGGGAAGGTCCGACGACCCGACGTGCCGATCGTGGGTGATGCGCGCAACGTCATCGAGGGGATCGTCGCCGAGACGAAGAAGCTCCTCTCGGACGGGCCGTTGTGCGACCGGACGAGCTGGGACCGGCAGATCGACGAGTGGAAGCGCGAGTTCCCCCTCGTCTACGACCAGGTCGACTCGGGCCCCCTCAAGCCGCAGTACTGCCTCGAGCAGCTGCGCGACCTGTCGCCCGAGGGCACCATCGTCGTGGCGGGTGTCGGCCAGCACCAGATGTGGACCAGCCAGTACTGGCGCTTCAACGAGCCCTACACCTTCGTGAACTCCGGCGGCCTCGGGACGATGGGCTTCGCCGTGCCGGCTGCTGTCGGCGCCAAGGCGGGGATGCCGGAGCGGACCGTGTGGGCCGTGGACGGCGACGGCTGCTTCCAGATGACCGCCCAGGAGCTCGTGACGGCGGCGGCCGAGCAGATCCCGGTGAAGATCGCCATCTTGAACAACGCCTACCTCGGCATGGTCCGGCAGTGGCAGGAGCTGTTCTACGAGGAGCGCTACAGCGAGGTGTACCTGTCGCCCGACCTCCCCGATTACGTCAAGTGGGCCGAAGCCATGGGATGTGTGGGATTCCGTGTCGACAGCCCCGCCGACGTGGCGCCCACCATCGAGAAGGCCAACGCAATCAACGACCGCCCGGTGGTCATCGACTTCCGGGTCGACTACACCGAGAAGGTGTACCCGATGGTTCCCGCGGGCGGCGCGAACGACGACATCATCCTGGGGCCCGCACACGGGGAGGGTGGTCACTGA